The Felis catus isolate Fca126 chromosome X, F.catus_Fca126_mat1.0, whole genome shotgun sequence genome includes a region encoding these proteins:
- the CCDC120 gene encoding coiled-coil domain-containing protein 120 isoform X1, with the protein MEVKGQLISSPTFNASAALFGEAVPQMKSERLRGLLDRQRALQEALSLKLQELRKVCLQEAELTGQLPPECPLEPGERPQLVRRRPPAARAYPPPHPNPAHHSLCPAEELALEALEREVSVQQQIAAAARRLALAPELSIEQRRRRRQVQADALRRLHELEEQLGDLRARLGLPVLPPPQPLPLSTGAVITAQGVCLGTRLAQLSQEDVVLHSESSSLSESGASHDNEEPRSCFPLAERPSPPKAWDQLRTVSGGSPERRTPWKPPPSDLYGDLKSRRNSVASPTSPTRSLPRSASSFEGRSVPATPVLTRGAGPQLCKPEGLHSRQWSGSQDSQMGFPRADLASDRASLFAARTRRSNSSEALLVDRAAGGGAGSPPAPLAPPAAGPPVCKSSEVLYERPQPTPAFSSRTSGPPDPPRAARPSSAAPASRGAPRLPPVCGDFLLDYSLDRGLPRSGGGAGWGELLPAAEVPGPLSRRDGLLTMLPGPPPVYAADGSSPLLRSKDPHTRATRTKPCGLPLEATEGPEVHPNPLLWMPPPTRIPPAGERSGHKNLALEGLRDWYIRNSGLAAGPQRRPVPPHMGPQHPPFLHARCYEVGQALYGAPSQAPLPHSRSFTAPPVSGRYYADFLYAPELSARLSDLTLEGEQSSSSDPQTPGTLV; encoded by the exons gagCTGACTGGCCAGCTGCCCCCCGAGTGCCCGCTGGAGCCTGGTGAACGGCCCCAGTTGGTCCGCCGGCGGCCCCCTGCGGCCCGAGCCTACCCTCCGCCGCACCCCAACCCAGCACACCACTCCTTGTGCCCTGCTGAG GAGCTGGCTCTTGAGGCGCTGGAGCGTGAGGTGTCTGTGCAGCAGCAGATTgcggccgccgcccgccgcctGGCCTTGGCCCCTGAGCTGAGCATCGAGCAACGCCGGCGCCGGCGCCAGGTCCAGGCAGACGCGCTGCGGAGGCTGCACGAGCTGGAGGAACAGCTTGGGGACCTCCGGGCCCGCCTTGGCCTCCCGGTGCTCCCACCGCCGCAGCCCCTACCCCTGTCCACAGGGGCAGTTATCACGGCCCAAGGAGTCTGCCTGGGCACGCGCCTCGCTCAGCTCAGCCAAG AGGATGTAGTTCTGCACTCCGAGAGCAGCTCCCtgtcagagtctggagccagccATGATAATG AGGAGCCCCGCAGCTGCTTCCCTCTGGCCGAGCGCCCCTCGCCGCCCAAAGCCTGGGACCAACTGCGGACAGTGTCAGGGGGCAGCCCTGAGCGGCGAACCCCATGGAAACCACCGCCATCAGATCTTTATGGGGATTTGAAGAGCCGGCGGAACTCTGTGGCCAGCCCCACCAG CCCCACACGCTCGCTGCCCAGGAGTGCCTCCAGTTTTGAGGGGCGAAGTGTGCCTGCCACCCCTGTCCTCACCCGGGGCGCTGGCCCCCAGCTCTGCAA ACCCGAAGGCCTCCATTCTCGCCAGTGGTCCGGCAGCCAGGACTCCCAGATGGGCTTCCCCCGGGCGGACCTGGCCTCCGACCGTGCCTCCCTCTTTGCAGCCCGCACCCGCCGCAGCAACAGCTCTGAAGCCCTGCTTGTGGACCGGGCGGCTGGTGGGGGAGCTGGCTCCCCGCCGGCGCCTCTGGCTCCCCCTGCCGCTGGCCCCCCAGTCTGCAAGAGCAGTGAGGTGCTGTACGAGCGCCCCCAACCAacccctgccttctcctcccgCACATCTGGCCCCCCAGACCCTCCCCGGGCTGCCCGGCCTAGCTCAGCTGCCCCTGCCTCCCGAGGGGCCCCCCGGCTCCCACCTGTATGTGGGGACTTCCTCTTGGACTATTCCCTGGACCGGGGCCTGCCCCGCAGTGGTGGTGGGGCAGGCTGGGGGGAGCTGCTGCCTGCGGCTGAGGTCCCGGGACCCCTCTCCCGCCGGGATGGGCTCCTCACCATGCTTCCAGGTCCACCACCTGTATATGCAGCTGACGGCAGCAGCCCCCTCCTCCGCAGCAAGGATCCCCACACCCGTGCTACCCGCACCAAGCCCTGTGGCCTGCCCCTGGAGGCCACCGAGGGTCCAGAGGTGCATCCCAACCCTCTGCTGTGGATGCCCCCGCCCACCCGTATCCCCCCGGCTGGTGAGCGCAGTGGTCATAAGAACCTTGCCCTGGAGGGGCTGCGGGACTGGTACATCCGCAACTCGGGACTGGCCGCCGGGCCCCAGCGCCGGCCTGTTCCCCCCCACATGGGCCCGCAACACCCACCCTTCCTCCATGCCCGCTGCTATGAGGTGGGCCAGGCGCTGTATGGGGCCCCCAGCCAGGCGCCGCTCCCGCACTCGAGGAGTTTCACGGCACCCCCTGTCTCCGGCAG ATACTACGCGGACTTCCTGTACGCTCCGGAGCTGAGCGCTCGTTTAAGTGACCTGACGCTAGAGGGGGAGCAGTCCTCCAGTTCTGACCCCCAGACCCCGGGGACACTGGTCTGA
- the CCDC120 gene encoding coiled-coil domain-containing protein 120 isoform X2: protein MEVKGQLISSPTFNASAALFGEAVPQMKSERLRGLLDRQRALQEALSLKLQELRKVCLQEAELTGQLPPECPLEPGERPQLVRRRPPAARAYPPPHPNPAHHSLCPAEELALEALEREVSVQQQIAAAARRLALAPELSIEQRRRRRQVQADALRRLHELEEQLGDLRARLGLPVLPPPQPLPLSTGAVITAQGVCLGTRLAQLSQEDVVLHSESSSLSESGASHDNEEPRSCFPLAERPSPPKAWDQLRTVSGGSPERRTPWKPPPSDLYGDLKSRRNSVASPTSPTRSLPRSASSFEGRSVPATPVLTRGAGPQLCKPEGLHSRQWSGSQDSQMGFPRADLASDRASLFAARTRRSNSSEALLVDRAAGGGAGSPPAPLAPPAAGPPVCKSSEVLYERPQPTPAFSSRTSGPPDPPRAARPSSAAPASRGAPRLPPVCGDFLLDYSLDRGLPRSGGGAGWGELLPAAEVPGPLSRRDGLLTMLPGPPPVYAADGSSPLLRSKDPHTRATRTKPCGLPLEATEGPEVHPNPLLWMPPPTRIPPAGERSGHKNLALEGLRDWYIRNSGLAAGPQRRPVPPHMGPQHPPFLHARCYEVGQALYGAPSQAPLPHSRSFTAPPVSGRYGGCFY from the exons gagCTGACTGGCCAGCTGCCCCCCGAGTGCCCGCTGGAGCCTGGTGAACGGCCCCAGTTGGTCCGCCGGCGGCCCCCTGCGGCCCGAGCCTACCCTCCGCCGCACCCCAACCCAGCACACCACTCCTTGTGCCCTGCTGAG GAGCTGGCTCTTGAGGCGCTGGAGCGTGAGGTGTCTGTGCAGCAGCAGATTgcggccgccgcccgccgcctGGCCTTGGCCCCTGAGCTGAGCATCGAGCAACGCCGGCGCCGGCGCCAGGTCCAGGCAGACGCGCTGCGGAGGCTGCACGAGCTGGAGGAACAGCTTGGGGACCTCCGGGCCCGCCTTGGCCTCCCGGTGCTCCCACCGCCGCAGCCCCTACCCCTGTCCACAGGGGCAGTTATCACGGCCCAAGGAGTCTGCCTGGGCACGCGCCTCGCTCAGCTCAGCCAAG AGGATGTAGTTCTGCACTCCGAGAGCAGCTCCCtgtcagagtctggagccagccATGATAATG AGGAGCCCCGCAGCTGCTTCCCTCTGGCCGAGCGCCCCTCGCCGCCCAAAGCCTGGGACCAACTGCGGACAGTGTCAGGGGGCAGCCCTGAGCGGCGAACCCCATGGAAACCACCGCCATCAGATCTTTATGGGGATTTGAAGAGCCGGCGGAACTCTGTGGCCAGCCCCACCAG CCCCACACGCTCGCTGCCCAGGAGTGCCTCCAGTTTTGAGGGGCGAAGTGTGCCTGCCACCCCTGTCCTCACCCGGGGCGCTGGCCCCCAGCTCTGCAA ACCCGAAGGCCTCCATTCTCGCCAGTGGTCCGGCAGCCAGGACTCCCAGATGGGCTTCCCCCGGGCGGACCTGGCCTCCGACCGTGCCTCCCTCTTTGCAGCCCGCACCCGCCGCAGCAACAGCTCTGAAGCCCTGCTTGTGGACCGGGCGGCTGGTGGGGGAGCTGGCTCCCCGCCGGCGCCTCTGGCTCCCCCTGCCGCTGGCCCCCCAGTCTGCAAGAGCAGTGAGGTGCTGTACGAGCGCCCCCAACCAacccctgccttctcctcccgCACATCTGGCCCCCCAGACCCTCCCCGGGCTGCCCGGCCTAGCTCAGCTGCCCCTGCCTCCCGAGGGGCCCCCCGGCTCCCACCTGTATGTGGGGACTTCCTCTTGGACTATTCCCTGGACCGGGGCCTGCCCCGCAGTGGTGGTGGGGCAGGCTGGGGGGAGCTGCTGCCTGCGGCTGAGGTCCCGGGACCCCTCTCCCGCCGGGATGGGCTCCTCACCATGCTTCCAGGTCCACCACCTGTATATGCAGCTGACGGCAGCAGCCCCCTCCTCCGCAGCAAGGATCCCCACACCCGTGCTACCCGCACCAAGCCCTGTGGCCTGCCCCTGGAGGCCACCGAGGGTCCAGAGGTGCATCCCAACCCTCTGCTGTGGATGCCCCCGCCCACCCGTATCCCCCCGGCTGGTGAGCGCAGTGGTCATAAGAACCTTGCCCTGGAGGGGCTGCGGGACTGGTACATCCGCAACTCGGGACTGGCCGCCGGGCCCCAGCGCCGGCCTGTTCCCCCCCACATGGGCCCGCAACACCCACCCTTCCTCCATGCCCGCTGCTATGAGGTGGGCCAGGCGCTGTATGGGGCCCCCAGCCAGGCGCCGCTCCCGCACTCGAGGAGTTTCACGGCACCCCCTGTCTCCGGCAGGTATGGGGGGTGCTTTTACTGA
- the PRAF2 gene encoding PRA1 family protein 2: MSEVRLPPLRALDDFVLGSARLAAPDPYDRQRWCHRVINNLLYYQTNYLLCFSFALALAGYVRPLHTLLSALVVTVALGVLVWAAETQAAVRRCRRSHPAACLAAVLAFGLLVLWAAGSACTFLLGVAGPVLLILVHASLRLRNLKNKIENKIESIGLKRTPMGLLLEALGQEQEAGS; encoded by the exons ATGTCGGAGGTGCGGCTGCCACCGCTACGCGCCCTGGACGACTTCGTTCTGGGGTCCGCGCGTCTGGCGGCTCCGGATCCTTACGACCGGCAGCGATGGTGCCACCGCGTCATCAACAACCTCCTCTACTACCAAACCAACTACCTTCTGTGCTTCAGCTTCGCACTCGCTCTGGccgg GTACGTGCGCCCGCTGCATACCCTCCTAAGCGCGCTGGTAGTGACGGTGGCCCTTGGCGTGCTGGTGTGGGCGGCAGAGACTCAAGCAGCCGTGCGCCGCTGCCGCCGCAGCCACCCGGCCGCCTGCCTGGCCGCAGTGCTTGCCTTCGGCCTCCTTGTTCTCTGGGCCGCGGGCAGCGCTTGCACCTTCCTGCTAGGCGTCGCCGGACCTGTGCTTC TGATTCTGGTGCACGCCTCACTGCGCCTGCGGAACCTCAAGAACAAGATTGAGAACAAGATTGAGAGTATTGGTCTCAAGCGGACGCCAATGGGGCTGCTACTGGAGGCGCTGGGACAAGAGCAGGAGGCTGGATCGTAG
- the WDR45 gene encoding WD repeat domain phosphoinositide-interacting protein 4 isoform X2: MTQQPLRGVTSLRFNQDQSCFCCAMETGVRIYNVEPLMEKGHLDHEQVGSMGLVEMLHRSNLLALVGGGSSPKFSEISVLIWDDAREGKDSKDKLVLEFTFTKPVLAVRMRHDKIVIVLRNRIYVYSFPDNPRKLFEFDTRDNPKGLCDLCPSLEKQLLVFPGHKCGSLQLVDLASTKPGTSSAPFTINAHQSDVACVSLNQPGTVVASASQKGTLIRLFDTQSKEKLVELRRGTDPATLYCINFSHDSSFLCASSDKGTVHIFALKDTRLNRRSALARVGKVGPMIGQYVDSQWSLASFTVPAESACICAFGRNTSKNVNSVIAICVDGTFHKYVFTPDGNCNREAFDVYLDICDDDDF, encoded by the exons ATGACTCAGCAGCCACTTCGAGGAGTGACCAGTCTGCGTTTCAACCAAGACCAAA gctgcttTTGCTGCGCCATGGAGACAGGTGTGCGCATCTACAATGTGGAGCCATTGATGgagaaggggcatctgg ACCATGAGCAGGTGGGCAGCATGGGCCTGGTGGAAATGCTGCACCGCTCCAACCTGCTGGCCCTGGTGGGTGGTGGTAGCAGCCCCAAGTTCTCAGAGATCTCAG TGCTGATCTGGGACGATGCCCGGGAGGGCAAGGACTCCAAGGACAAGCTGGTGCTGGAGTTCACCTTCACCAAGCCAGTGCTGGCTGTGCGCATGCGCCATGACAA AATTGTGATCGTGCTGAGGAACCGCATCTACGTGTATTCCTTTCCCGACAACCCCCGAAAGCTGTTCGAGTTTGACACCCGGGACAACCCCAAGG GGCTCTGTGACCTCTGCCCCAGCCTGGAGAAGCAACTGCTGGTGTTCCCAGGACACAAGTGTGGGAGTCTGCAACTTGTG GACCTGGCAAGCACAAAGCCTGGTACTTCATCTGCTCCATTTACGATCAATGCACATCAGAGTGACGTGGCCTGTGTGTCTCTGAACCAGCCGGGCACTGTAGTGGCCTCAGCCTCTCAGAAAGGCACCCTTATTCGCCTCTTTGACACGCAATCCAAGGAGAAACTGGTGGAATTGCGCCGAGGCACTGACCCTGCCACTCTCTACTG CATCAACTTCAGCCATGACTCCTCCTTCCTCTGCGCTTCCAGTGATAAGGGCACGGTCCATATCTTTGCTCTCAAAGATACCCGCCTCAACCGTCGCTCCGC GCTGGCTCGTGTGGGCAAGGTGGGGCCTATGATTGGGCAGTACGTGGACTCTCAGTGGAGCCTGGCGAGCTTCACCGTGcctgccgagtcagcctgcatcTGCGCCTTCGGTCGCAATACTTCCAAGAACGTCAACTCTGTCATTG CTATCTGCGTAGATGGGACCTTCCACAAATATGTCTTCACTCCTGATGGAAACTGCAACAGAGAGGCTTTCGATGTGTACCTTGACATCTGTGACGACGATGACTTTTAA
- the WDR45 gene encoding WD repeat domain phosphoinositide-interacting protein 4 isoform X3 produces MTQQPLRGVTSLRFNQDQSCFCCAMETGVRIYNVEPLMEKGHLVLIWDDAREGKDSKDKLVLEFTFTKPVLAVRMRHDKIVIVLRNRIYVYSFPDNPRKLFEFDTRDNPKGLCDLCPSLEKQLLVFPGHKCGSLQLVDLASTKPGTSSAPFTINAHQSDVACVSLNQPGTVVASASQKGTLIRLFDTQSKEKLVELRRGTDPATLYCINFSHDSSFLCASSDKGTVHIFALKDTRLNRRSALARVGKVGPMIGQYVDSQWSLASFTVPAESACICAFGRNTSKNVNSVIAICVDGTFHKYVFTPDGNCNREAFDVYLDICDDDDF; encoded by the exons ATGACTCAGCAGCCACTTCGAGGAGTGACCAGTCTGCGTTTCAACCAAGACCAAA gctgcttTTGCTGCGCCATGGAGACAGGTGTGCGCATCTACAATGTGGAGCCATTGATGgagaaggggcatctgg TGCTGATCTGGGACGATGCCCGGGAGGGCAAGGACTCCAAGGACAAGCTGGTGCTGGAGTTCACCTTCACCAAGCCAGTGCTGGCTGTGCGCATGCGCCATGACAA AATTGTGATCGTGCTGAGGAACCGCATCTACGTGTATTCCTTTCCCGACAACCCCCGAAAGCTGTTCGAGTTTGACACCCGGGACAACCCCAAGG GGCTCTGTGACCTCTGCCCCAGCCTGGAGAAGCAACTGCTGGTGTTCCCAGGACACAAGTGTGGGAGTCTGCAACTTGTG GACCTGGCAAGCACAAAGCCTGGTACTTCATCTGCTCCATTTACGATCAATGCACATCAGAGTGACGTGGCCTGTGTGTCTCTGAACCAGCCGGGCACTGTAGTGGCCTCAGCCTCTCAGAAAGGCACCCTTATTCGCCTCTTTGACACGCAATCCAAGGAGAAACTGGTGGAATTGCGCCGAGGCACTGACCCTGCCACTCTCTACTG CATCAACTTCAGCCATGACTCCTCCTTCCTCTGCGCTTCCAGTGATAAGGGCACGGTCCATATCTTTGCTCTCAAAGATACCCGCCTCAACCGTCGCTCCGC GCTGGCTCGTGTGGGCAAGGTGGGGCCTATGATTGGGCAGTACGTGGACTCTCAGTGGAGCCTGGCGAGCTTCACCGTGcctgccgagtcagcctgcatcTGCGCCTTCGGTCGCAATACTTCCAAGAACGTCAACTCTGTCATTG CTATCTGCGTAGATGGGACCTTCCACAAATATGTCTTCACTCCTGATGGAAACTGCAACAGAGAGGCTTTCGATGTGTACCTTGACATCTGTGACGACGATGACTTTTAA
- the WDR45 gene encoding WD repeat domain phosphoinositide-interacting protein 4 isoform X1: protein MTQQPLRGVTSLRFNQDQSCFCCAMETGVRIYNVEPLMEKGHLDHEQVGSMGLVEMLHRSNLLALVGGGSSPKFSEISAVLIWDDAREGKDSKDKLVLEFTFTKPVLAVRMRHDKIVIVLRNRIYVYSFPDNPRKLFEFDTRDNPKGLCDLCPSLEKQLLVFPGHKCGSLQLVDLASTKPGTSSAPFTINAHQSDVACVSLNQPGTVVASASQKGTLIRLFDTQSKEKLVELRRGTDPATLYCINFSHDSSFLCASSDKGTVHIFALKDTRLNRRSALARVGKVGPMIGQYVDSQWSLASFTVPAESACICAFGRNTSKNVNSVIAICVDGTFHKYVFTPDGNCNREAFDVYLDICDDDDF, encoded by the exons ATGACTCAGCAGCCACTTCGAGGAGTGACCAGTCTGCGTTTCAACCAAGACCAAA gctgcttTTGCTGCGCCATGGAGACAGGTGTGCGCATCTACAATGTGGAGCCATTGATGgagaaggggcatctgg ACCATGAGCAGGTGGGCAGCATGGGCCTGGTGGAAATGCTGCACCGCTCCAACCTGCTGGCCCTGGTGGGTGGTGGTAGCAGCCCCAAGTTCTCAGAGATCTCAG CAGTGCTGATCTGGGACGATGCCCGGGAGGGCAAGGACTCCAAGGACAAGCTGGTGCTGGAGTTCACCTTCACCAAGCCAGTGCTGGCTGTGCGCATGCGCCATGACAA AATTGTGATCGTGCTGAGGAACCGCATCTACGTGTATTCCTTTCCCGACAACCCCCGAAAGCTGTTCGAGTTTGACACCCGGGACAACCCCAAGG GGCTCTGTGACCTCTGCCCCAGCCTGGAGAAGCAACTGCTGGTGTTCCCAGGACACAAGTGTGGGAGTCTGCAACTTGTG GACCTGGCAAGCACAAAGCCTGGTACTTCATCTGCTCCATTTACGATCAATGCACATCAGAGTGACGTGGCCTGTGTGTCTCTGAACCAGCCGGGCACTGTAGTGGCCTCAGCCTCTCAGAAAGGCACCCTTATTCGCCTCTTTGACACGCAATCCAAGGAGAAACTGGTGGAATTGCGCCGAGGCACTGACCCTGCCACTCTCTACTG CATCAACTTCAGCCATGACTCCTCCTTCCTCTGCGCTTCCAGTGATAAGGGCACGGTCCATATCTTTGCTCTCAAAGATACCCGCCTCAACCGTCGCTCCGC GCTGGCTCGTGTGGGCAAGGTGGGGCCTATGATTGGGCAGTACGTGGACTCTCAGTGGAGCCTGGCGAGCTTCACCGTGcctgccgagtcagcctgcatcTGCGCCTTCGGTCGCAATACTTCCAAGAACGTCAACTCTGTCATTG CTATCTGCGTAGATGGGACCTTCCACAAATATGTCTTCACTCCTGATGGAAACTGCAACAGAGAGGCTTTCGATGTGTACCTTGACATCTGTGACGACGATGACTTTTAA
- the WDR45 gene encoding WD repeat domain phosphoinositide-interacting protein 4 isoform X4 → MPCPYLWSTCYKPAVLIWDDAREGKDSKDKLVLEFTFTKPVLAVRMRHDKIVIVLRNRIYVYSFPDNPRKLFEFDTRDNPKGLCDLCPSLEKQLLVFPGHKCGSLQLVDLASTKPGTSSAPFTINAHQSDVACVSLNQPGTVVASASQKGTLIRLFDTQSKEKLVELRRGTDPATLYCINFSHDSSFLCASSDKGTVHIFALKDTRLNRRSALARVGKVGPMIGQYVDSQWSLASFTVPAESACICAFGRNTSKNVNSVIAICVDGTFHKYVFTPDGNCNREAFDVYLDICDDDDF, encoded by the exons ATGCCATGTCCTTACCTATGGAGCACTTGCTATAAGCCTG CAGTGCTGATCTGGGACGATGCCCGGGAGGGCAAGGACTCCAAGGACAAGCTGGTGCTGGAGTTCACCTTCACCAAGCCAGTGCTGGCTGTGCGCATGCGCCATGACAA AATTGTGATCGTGCTGAGGAACCGCATCTACGTGTATTCCTTTCCCGACAACCCCCGAAAGCTGTTCGAGTTTGACACCCGGGACAACCCCAAGG GGCTCTGTGACCTCTGCCCCAGCCTGGAGAAGCAACTGCTGGTGTTCCCAGGACACAAGTGTGGGAGTCTGCAACTTGTG GACCTGGCAAGCACAAAGCCTGGTACTTCATCTGCTCCATTTACGATCAATGCACATCAGAGTGACGTGGCCTGTGTGTCTCTGAACCAGCCGGGCACTGTAGTGGCCTCAGCCTCTCAGAAAGGCACCCTTATTCGCCTCTTTGACACGCAATCCAAGGAGAAACTGGTGGAATTGCGCCGAGGCACTGACCCTGCCACTCTCTACTG CATCAACTTCAGCCATGACTCCTCCTTCCTCTGCGCTTCCAGTGATAAGGGCACGGTCCATATCTTTGCTCTCAAAGATACCCGCCTCAACCGTCGCTCCGC GCTGGCTCGTGTGGGCAAGGTGGGGCCTATGATTGGGCAGTACGTGGACTCTCAGTGGAGCCTGGCGAGCTTCACCGTGcctgccgagtcagcctgcatcTGCGCCTTCGGTCGCAATACTTCCAAGAACGTCAACTCTGTCATTG CTATCTGCGTAGATGGGACCTTCCACAAATATGTCTTCACTCCTGATGGAAACTGCAACAGAGAGGCTTTCGATGTGTACCTTGACATCTGTGACGACGATGACTTTTAA
- the WDR45 gene encoding WD repeat domain phosphoinositide-interacting protein 4 isoform X5 gives MPCPYLWSTCYKPVLIWDDAREGKDSKDKLVLEFTFTKPVLAVRMRHDKIVIVLRNRIYVYSFPDNPRKLFEFDTRDNPKGLCDLCPSLEKQLLVFPGHKCGSLQLVDLASTKPGTSSAPFTINAHQSDVACVSLNQPGTVVASASQKGTLIRLFDTQSKEKLVELRRGTDPATLYCINFSHDSSFLCASSDKGTVHIFALKDTRLNRRSALARVGKVGPMIGQYVDSQWSLASFTVPAESACICAFGRNTSKNVNSVIAICVDGTFHKYVFTPDGNCNREAFDVYLDICDDDDF, from the exons ATGCCATGTCCTTACCTATGGAGCACTTGCTATAAGCCTG TGCTGATCTGGGACGATGCCCGGGAGGGCAAGGACTCCAAGGACAAGCTGGTGCTGGAGTTCACCTTCACCAAGCCAGTGCTGGCTGTGCGCATGCGCCATGACAA AATTGTGATCGTGCTGAGGAACCGCATCTACGTGTATTCCTTTCCCGACAACCCCCGAAAGCTGTTCGAGTTTGACACCCGGGACAACCCCAAGG GGCTCTGTGACCTCTGCCCCAGCCTGGAGAAGCAACTGCTGGTGTTCCCAGGACACAAGTGTGGGAGTCTGCAACTTGTG GACCTGGCAAGCACAAAGCCTGGTACTTCATCTGCTCCATTTACGATCAATGCACATCAGAGTGACGTGGCCTGTGTGTCTCTGAACCAGCCGGGCACTGTAGTGGCCTCAGCCTCTCAGAAAGGCACCCTTATTCGCCTCTTTGACACGCAATCCAAGGAGAAACTGGTGGAATTGCGCCGAGGCACTGACCCTGCCACTCTCTACTG CATCAACTTCAGCCATGACTCCTCCTTCCTCTGCGCTTCCAGTGATAAGGGCACGGTCCATATCTTTGCTCTCAAAGATACCCGCCTCAACCGTCGCTCCGC GCTGGCTCGTGTGGGCAAGGTGGGGCCTATGATTGGGCAGTACGTGGACTCTCAGTGGAGCCTGGCGAGCTTCACCGTGcctgccgagtcagcctgcatcTGCGCCTTCGGTCGCAATACTTCCAAGAACGTCAACTCTGTCATTG CTATCTGCGTAGATGGGACCTTCCACAAATATGTCTTCACTCCTGATGGAAACTGCAACAGAGAGGCTTTCGATGTGTACCTTGACATCTGTGACGACGATGACTTTTAA
- the WDR45 gene encoding WD repeat domain phosphoinositide-interacting protein 4 isoform X6 produces the protein MTQQPLRGVTSLRFNQDQSCFCCAMETGVRIYNVEPLMEKGHLDHEQVGSMGLVEMLHRSNLLALVGGGSSPKFSEISAVLIWDDAREGKDSKDKLVLEFTFTKPVLAVRMRHDKIVIVLRNRIYVYSFPDNPRKLFEFDTRDNPKGLCDLCPSLEKQLLVFPGHKCGSLQLVDLASTKPGTSSAPFTINAHQSDVACVSLNQPGTVVASASQKGTLIRLFDTQSKEKLVELRRGTDPATLYCINFSHDSSFLCASSDKGTVHIFALKDTRLNRRSAYLRRWDLPQICLHS, from the exons ATGACTCAGCAGCCACTTCGAGGAGTGACCAGTCTGCGTTTCAACCAAGACCAAA gctgcttTTGCTGCGCCATGGAGACAGGTGTGCGCATCTACAATGTGGAGCCATTGATGgagaaggggcatctgg ACCATGAGCAGGTGGGCAGCATGGGCCTGGTGGAAATGCTGCACCGCTCCAACCTGCTGGCCCTGGTGGGTGGTGGTAGCAGCCCCAAGTTCTCAGAGATCTCAG CAGTGCTGATCTGGGACGATGCCCGGGAGGGCAAGGACTCCAAGGACAAGCTGGTGCTGGAGTTCACCTTCACCAAGCCAGTGCTGGCTGTGCGCATGCGCCATGACAA AATTGTGATCGTGCTGAGGAACCGCATCTACGTGTATTCCTTTCCCGACAACCCCCGAAAGCTGTTCGAGTTTGACACCCGGGACAACCCCAAGG GGCTCTGTGACCTCTGCCCCAGCCTGGAGAAGCAACTGCTGGTGTTCCCAGGACACAAGTGTGGGAGTCTGCAACTTGTG GACCTGGCAAGCACAAAGCCTGGTACTTCATCTGCTCCATTTACGATCAATGCACATCAGAGTGACGTGGCCTGTGTGTCTCTGAACCAGCCGGGCACTGTAGTGGCCTCAGCCTCTCAGAAAGGCACCCTTATTCGCCTCTTTGACACGCAATCCAAGGAGAAACTGGTGGAATTGCGCCGAGGCACTGACCCTGCCACTCTCTACTG CATCAACTTCAGCCATGACTCCTCCTTCCTCTGCGCTTCCAGTGATAAGGGCACGGTCCATATCTTTGCTCTCAAAGATACCCGCCTCAACCGTCGCTCCGC CTATCTGCGTAGATGGGACCTTCCACAAATATGTCTTCACTCCTGA